One window of the Rhipicephalus sanguineus isolate Rsan-2018 chromosome 2, BIME_Rsan_1.4, whole genome shotgun sequence genome contains the following:
- the LOC119382561 gene encoding alpha-N-acetylgalactosaminidase isoform X1 has protein sequence MGPTAAATGATTATQSPRRLRIALLLLIGVQPVLCLENGLARTPPMGWLAWERFLCNVDCADDPENCVSERLFKEMANAFVSQGYRTVGYQYVNIDDCWMAKQRDAYGRLQANGTRFPNGIKHLADFMHDRGLKLGIYGDVGTKTCEKYPGSKEYLFKDAQTFAEWNVDMVKMDGCFANITEYKKLYPEFGNAINKTGRPMVYSCSWPAYQVFSNMTPNYTLIGHHCNMWRNYADIADTWRSVEGIIDYYAKNQDALVAAAAPGRWNDPDMLVIGNFGLSYDQSKAQMALWAIMAAPLLMSHDLRHTRREFRKILQNTGIIAVNQDPLGIMGKRIRKEKRVETWVRPVTPVVGTAYSYALVFFNRNGMGNTRKHVTQLRALGLEHPYGYRVTDLFENRYLGHYYPDSFLKVRVNPSGGVVMVKAEAVKPVPPACPKPCLKYPQKQPQKVLNQNNENGTGTPSSGAALGGVEPVKPQVSSVSAAPSSTVPSHGETLNGAEPVASAGVTGTSAQPSLQPSSDHR, from the exons ATGGGACCGACAGCTGCTGCCACCGGCGCGACGACCGCGACGCAGTCCCCGAGACGACTCCGGATCGCGCTTCTCCTGCTAATCGGGGTGCAGCCTGTCCTCTGCTTGGAGAATGGGCTTGCCAGGACGCCACCCATGGGATGGTTAGCTTGGGAGCGTTTCTTGTGCAACGTCGACTGTGCCGATGATCCTGAAAACTGCGTCAG TGAACGGCTGTTCAAGGAGATGGCCAACGCGTTCGTGAGCCAGGGTTACCGGACAGTCGGATACCAGTATGTGAACATCGACGACTGCTGGATGGCGAAACAACGTGACGCATACGGAAGGCTGCAGGCGAATGGAACCCGGTTTCCCAATGGCATCAAGCACCTGGCAGACTTC ATGCACGATCGTGGCCTGAAGCTGGGGATCTATGGCGATGTTGGAACAAAGACGTGCGAAAAGTATCCCGGCAGCAAGGAGTACCTGTTCAAGGATGCCCAGACTTTCGCCGAATGGAATGTGGACATGGTCAAGATGGACGGCTGCTTTGCCAATATTACAGAATACAAAAAAC TGTACCCGGAGTTCGGCAACGCCATCAACAAAACTGGACGACCGATGGTCTACTCGTGCAGTTGGCCTGCCTATCAAGTCTTTTCTAACATGACT CCGAACTACACGTTAATCGGCCACCACTGCAATATGTGGAGAAACTATGCAGACATCGCCGACACATGGCGAAGCGTGGAGGGTATCATTGACTACTATGCGAAGAACCAGGATGCGCTGGTCGCTGCAGCCGCGCCGGGACGCTGGAACGACCCGGATATG TTGGTGATCGGTAACTTCGGTTTGAGCTACGACCAGAGCAAAGCCCAGATGGCACTCTGGGCTATAATGGCCGCTCCTCTGCTCATGTCTCACGACCTGCGCCATACGCGCCGCGAATTCAGGAAGATATTGCAGAACACAGGCATCATTGCTGTAAACCAGGACCCACTGGGAATAATGGGAAAAAGAATAAGGAAG GAGAAGCGAGTGGAGACGTGGGTCCGTCCGGTGACACCCGTAGTGGGCACTGCCTACTCGTACGCGTTGGTCTTCTTCAACAGGAACGGCATGGGCAACACCCGAAAGCACGTCACGCAGCTCAGAGCTTTGGGACTTGAACACCCGTATGGGTACCGTGTGACCGATCTCTTCGAGAACAG GTATCTGGGACACTACTACCCCGACAGTTTCCTCAAGGTACGAGTAAACCCATCGGGTGGTGTCGTCATGGTGAAGGCGGAAGCGGTGAAGCCGGTGCCTCCTGCATGTCCAAAACCGTGTCTGAAGTACCCACAAAAGCAGCCGCAAAAAGTACTTAATCAGAACAACGAAAACGGCACAGGCACCCCGTCGAGTGGTGCCGCTTTGGGGGGCGTGGAACCCGTGAAGCCACAAGTGTCTTCCGTCTCAGCGGCACCGTCTTCGACGGTCCCGAGCCACGGAGAGACACTAAATGGTGCGGAACCCGTGGCAAGTGCTGGTGTTACAGGGACTTCAGCGCAGCCATCACTGCAGCCCAGCTCTGACCATCGGTAA
- the LOC119382561 gene encoding alpha-N-acetylgalactosaminidase isoform X2: MGPTAAATGATTATQSPRRLRIALLLLIGVQPVLCLENGLARTPPMGWLAWERFLCNVDCADDPENCVSERLFKEMANAFVSQGYRTVGYQYVNIDDCWMAKQRDAYGRLQANGTRFPNGIKHLADFMHDRGLKLGIYGDVGTKTCEKYPGSKEYLFKDAQTFAEWNVDMVKMDGCFANITEYKKLYPEFGNAINKTGRPMVYSCSWPAYQVFSNMTPNYTLIGHHCNMWRNYADIADTWRSVEGIIDYYAKNQDALVAAAAPGRWNDPDMEKRVETWVRPVTPVVGTAYSYALVFFNRNGMGNTRKHVTQLRALGLEHPYGYRVTDLFENRYLGHYYPDSFLKVRVNPSGGVVMVKAEAVKPVPPACPKPCLKYPQKQPQKVLNQNNENGTGTPSSGAALGGVEPVKPQVSSVSAAPSSTVPSHGETLNGAEPVASAGVTGTSAQPSLQPSSDHR, from the exons ATGGGACCGACAGCTGCTGCCACCGGCGCGACGACCGCGACGCAGTCCCCGAGACGACTCCGGATCGCGCTTCTCCTGCTAATCGGGGTGCAGCCTGTCCTCTGCTTGGAGAATGGGCTTGCCAGGACGCCACCCATGGGATGGTTAGCTTGGGAGCGTTTCTTGTGCAACGTCGACTGTGCCGATGATCCTGAAAACTGCGTCAG TGAACGGCTGTTCAAGGAGATGGCCAACGCGTTCGTGAGCCAGGGTTACCGGACAGTCGGATACCAGTATGTGAACATCGACGACTGCTGGATGGCGAAACAACGTGACGCATACGGAAGGCTGCAGGCGAATGGAACCCGGTTTCCCAATGGCATCAAGCACCTGGCAGACTTC ATGCACGATCGTGGCCTGAAGCTGGGGATCTATGGCGATGTTGGAACAAAGACGTGCGAAAAGTATCCCGGCAGCAAGGAGTACCTGTTCAAGGATGCCCAGACTTTCGCCGAATGGAATGTGGACATGGTCAAGATGGACGGCTGCTTTGCCAATATTACAGAATACAAAAAAC TGTACCCGGAGTTCGGCAACGCCATCAACAAAACTGGACGACCGATGGTCTACTCGTGCAGTTGGCCTGCCTATCAAGTCTTTTCTAACATGACT CCGAACTACACGTTAATCGGCCACCACTGCAATATGTGGAGAAACTATGCAGACATCGCCGACACATGGCGAAGCGTGGAGGGTATCATTGACTACTATGCGAAGAACCAGGATGCGCTGGTCGCTGCAGCCGCGCCGGGACGCTGGAACGACCCGGATATG GAGAAGCGAGTGGAGACGTGGGTCCGTCCGGTGACACCCGTAGTGGGCACTGCCTACTCGTACGCGTTGGTCTTCTTCAACAGGAACGGCATGGGCAACACCCGAAAGCACGTCACGCAGCTCAGAGCTTTGGGACTTGAACACCCGTATGGGTACCGTGTGACCGATCTCTTCGAGAACAG GTATCTGGGACACTACTACCCCGACAGTTTCCTCAAGGTACGAGTAAACCCATCGGGTGGTGTCGTCATGGTGAAGGCGGAAGCGGTGAAGCCGGTGCCTCCTGCATGTCCAAAACCGTGTCTGAAGTACCCACAAAAGCAGCCGCAAAAAGTACTTAATCAGAACAACGAAAACGGCACAGGCACCCCGTCGAGTGGTGCCGCTTTGGGGGGCGTGGAACCCGTGAAGCCACAAGTGTCTTCCGTCTCAGCGGCACCGTCTTCGACGGTCCCGAGCCACGGAGAGACACTAAATGGTGCGGAACCCGTGGCAAGTGCTGGTGTTACAGGGACTTCAGCGCAGCCATCACTGCAGCCCAGCTCTGACCATCGGTAA